One window of uncultured Trichococcus sp. genomic DNA carries:
- the grpE gene encoding nucleotide exchange factor GrpE, which yields MDNNEELVDQQQATVETTVEEGQETVTEASEVETLQATLSETEDRLLRLQAELANIQKRNAKERQDAAKYRSQSLAQELLPVMDSLERALAIEVEDEKSLNLKKGLEMVMNLFTEAFAKEGITSIDPIDQPFDPNFHQSIQVLPAGEGQAPDTVVAVVQKGYALKERVLRPAMVVVSQ from the coding sequence GTGGACAATAACGAAGAATTAGTGGACCAACAGCAAGCGACCGTTGAGACAACGGTGGAAGAGGGCCAAGAAACAGTTACGGAAGCAAGCGAGGTTGAAACTTTGCAGGCAACCTTGTCCGAAACGGAAGACCGCTTATTGCGTCTGCAGGCAGAACTTGCCAATATCCAAAAGCGCAACGCGAAAGAAAGACAGGATGCGGCGAAATACCGTTCCCAATCATTGGCGCAGGAACTGTTGCCGGTGATGGACAGTCTGGAGCGTGCATTAGCGATTGAGGTGGAAGATGAAAAATCTCTGAACCTGAAAAAAGGGTTGGAAATGGTCATGAACCTGTTCACGGAGGCTTTCGCGAAAGAAGGAATTACTTCGATCGATCCGATCGATCAGCCTTTCGATCCGAATTTCCATCAATCCATCCAAGTGCTGCCGGCTGGTGAAGGGCAAGCGCCTGATACGGTCGTAGCGGTAGTTCAAAAAGGATATGCATTGAAAGAACGTGTATTAAGACCAGCAATGGTCGTTGTGTCACAATAA
- the hrcA gene encoding heat-inducible transcriptional repressor HrcA, producing MLTERQLLILDLIVRHYIEFEEPIGSKTLLKESSLPLSSATIRNEMMRIEELGFLEKMHSSSGRIPSIQGYRYYVDQLLGKESEEVADEVKQTIKHGFQNPYREVQQVVEKSAEMLSFLTNYTALAIGPETKDSRLTGFRLVALNEGHVMAILVTDKGHVENQIFSVSPGFSATEIEKIVNIFNQELVGRTLQEVFVKLQTDIPVIIRKYVDAKIDFTAIFNDIVAKLEHDRFHVGGSMNLLNHLDATMDKNKVKAILSMLNGSPDIHALFSNPNDGVGVKIGTELNNELLHNFSLITATYDTAGNGKGLIALLGPTNMPYQKMISIMKFMRYELSDSLNDLNK from the coding sequence TTGTTAACAGAAAGACAGTTGCTAATTTTGGATTTAATTGTCAGGCATTACATCGAATTCGAGGAGCCGATCGGTTCGAAGACGCTCCTCAAGGAATCTTCTTTACCTTTAAGTTCCGCAACGATCCGCAACGAAATGATGCGGATTGAAGAACTGGGCTTCCTGGAAAAGATGCATTCTTCATCCGGCAGGATACCTTCCATCCAAGGCTACCGTTACTATGTCGATCAACTTTTAGGCAAAGAAAGCGAGGAAGTCGCTGACGAGGTCAAACAGACGATCAAACATGGTTTTCAGAATCCTTACCGTGAAGTGCAGCAGGTCGTCGAAAAGTCAGCTGAAATGCTGTCCTTCTTGACGAATTACACTGCTTTGGCGATCGGACCTGAAACAAAGGACAGCCGTTTGACGGGCTTCCGACTGGTCGCTCTCAATGAAGGCCATGTGATGGCGATATTGGTGACGGATAAAGGCCATGTGGAAAATCAGATTTTTTCTGTTTCGCCAGGCTTCTCAGCCACTGAGATAGAAAAAATCGTCAACATCTTCAATCAGGAACTGGTCGGCCGCACGCTGCAGGAAGTATTCGTCAAACTGCAAACGGACATTCCGGTGATTATCCGGAAGTACGTCGATGCAAAAATCGATTTCACAGCGATCTTCAATGACATCGTGGCGAAGTTGGAGCATGACCGCTTCCATGTTGGCGGCAGCATGAACCTTCTGAACCATTTGGATGCAACGATGGACAAGAATAAAGTCAAAGCCATTTTAAGCATGCTGAACGGGTCTCCGGACATCCATGCGCTTTTTTCAAACCCCAACGATGGCGTCGGCGTCAAGATCGGAACGGAATTGAACAACGAGCTGCTGCATAATTTTAGCCTGATCACGGCTACCTATGACACGGCCGGCAACGGTAAAGGCCTGATCGCATTACTGGGGCCAACCAATATGCCTTACCAAAAAATGATCAGCATCATGAAATTTATGCGCTATGAACTTTCTGATAGCTTGAATGATCTGAACAAATAA